The Muntiacus reevesi chromosome 10, mMunRee1.1, whole genome shotgun sequence genome has a segment encoding these proteins:
- the UBAP1 gene encoding ubiquitin-associated protein 1 isoform X1 — MASKKLGADFHGTFSYLDDVPFKIGDKFKTPAKVGLPIGFSLPDCLQVVREVQYDFSLEKKTIEWAEDIKKIQEAQWEAERKAEEAEAKVNSQSGPEGDSKMSFSKTHSAAAMPPPINPILASLQHNSILTPTRVSSSAAKQKVLSPPHTKADFNPADFECEEDPFDNLELKTIDEKEELRNILVGTSGPIMAQLLDSNLPRGGSGPVLQEEDVLASLERAALDFKPLHKPNGFVTLPQLGSCEKMSLSSKVSLPPIPAVSNIKSLSFPKLDSDDSSQKTPKMASTFHSTSCLRGGMFRNSLKPSTQSSASELNGHPTLGLSALNLDSGTEVPTLTPPQTPSLSVLSVCTEESAPPNTRPTVTPPNFSVSQVPNTPSCPQAYSELQALSPSERHCVETVVNMGYSYECVLRAMKKKGENIEQILDYLFAHGQLCEKGFDPLLVEEALEMQQCSEEKMMEFLQLMSKFKEMGFELKDIKEVLLLHNNDQDSALEDLMARAGAS; from the exons GGACTTTCAGTTACCTTGATGATGTCCCATTTAAGATAGGAGACAAATTCAAAACACCAGCTAAAGTTGGTCTTCCTATTGGCTTCTCCTTGCCTGATTGTTTGCAGGTTGTCAGAGAAGTACAG TATGACTTCTCCTTGGAAAAGAAAACCATTGAGTgggctgaagatattaagaagatccAAGAAGCCCAGTGGGAAGCAGAGCGCAAGGCTGAGGAAGCAGAAGCTAAAGTGAATTCTCAGAGTGGCCCAGAGGGTGACAGCAAAATGAGCTTCTCCAAGACCCACAGCGCAGCCGCCATGCCGCCTCCCATCAACCCCATCCTCGCCAGCTTACAGCACAACAGCATCCTCACCCCGACTCGGGTCAGCAGCAGTGCCGCGAAGCAGAAGGTTCTCAGCCCGCCCCACACAAAGGCAGACTTCAATCCTGCTGACTTCGAGTGTGAAGAAGACCCGTTTGATAATCTGGAGTTAAAAACTATCGATGAGAAGGAAGAGCTGAGAAACATTCTGGTGGGAACCAGTGGACCCATTATGGCCCAGTTGTTGGACAGTAACTTGCCTCGAGGCGGCTCTGGGCCTGTGTTACAGGAGGAGGACGTCCTGGCTTCTCTGGAGCGGGCCGCCCTGGATTTCAAGCCTCTTCACAAACCCAATGGCTTTGTAACCTTACCACAGCTGGGCAGCTGTGAAAAGATGTCGCTGTCTTCCAAAGTGTCCCTCCCCCCCATTCCTGCAGTAAGCAATATCAAGTCCTTGTCCTTCCCCAAACTTGACTCTGATGACAGCAGTCAGAAGACACCCAAGATGGCAAGCACTTTCCATAGCACATCCTGCCTCCGCGGTGGCATGTTCCGGAATTCCCTAAAGCCTTCCACCCAAAGCAGTGCCAGTGAGCTCAATGGGCATCCTACTCTTGGGCTTTCAGCTTTGAACTTGGACAGTGGCACAGAGGTGCCAACCCTGACCCCTCCCCAGACGCCTTCCCTGTCTGTCTTGTCTGTGTGCACAGAAGAATCAGCACCTCCAAATACGCGTCCCACG GTCACACCTCCTAATTTCTCAGTGTCACAAGTGCCCAACACTCCCAGCTGTCCCCAGGCTTACTCTGAACTGCAGGCGCTGTCCCCCAGTGAGCGGCACTGTGTGGAGACAGTGGTCAACATGGGCTATTCATATGAGTGTGTCTTGAGAGCCatgaagaagaaaggagagaatattGAGCAG aTTCTCGACTATCTCTTTGCACATGGACAGCTCTGTGAGAAGGGCTTCGACCCTCTTTTGGTGGAAGAGGCTCTGGAAATGCAGCAGTGTTCAGAGGAAAAG ATGATGGAGTTTCTTCAGCTGATGAGCAAATTTAAGGAAATGGGCTTTGAACTGAAAGATATTAAGGAAGTTCTGCTATTACACAACAACGACCAGGACAGTGCTCTGGAAGACCTCATGGCGCGGGCGGGAGCCAGCTGA
- the UBAP1 gene encoding ubiquitin-associated protein 1 isoform X2, with protein sequence MYDFSLEKKTIEWAEDIKKIQEAQWEAERKAEEAEAKVNSQSGPEGDSKMSFSKTHSAAAMPPPINPILASLQHNSILTPTRVSSSAAKQKVLSPPHTKADFNPADFECEEDPFDNLELKTIDEKEELRNILVGTSGPIMAQLLDSNLPRGGSGPVLQEEDVLASLERAALDFKPLHKPNGFVTLPQLGSCEKMSLSSKVSLPPIPAVSNIKSLSFPKLDSDDSSQKTPKMASTFHSTSCLRGGMFRNSLKPSTQSSASELNGHPTLGLSALNLDSGTEVPTLTPPQTPSLSVLSVCTEESAPPNTRPTVTPPNFSVSQVPNTPSCPQAYSELQALSPSERHCVETVVNMGYSYECVLRAMKKKGENIEQILDYLFAHGQLCEKGFDPLLVEEALEMQQCSEEKMMEFLQLMSKFKEMGFELKDIKEVLLLHNNDQDSALEDLMARAGAS encoded by the exons TATGACTTCTCCTTGGAAAAGAAAACCATTGAGTgggctgaagatattaagaagatccAAGAAGCCCAGTGGGAAGCAGAGCGCAAGGCTGAGGAAGCAGAAGCTAAAGTGAATTCTCAGAGTGGCCCAGAGGGTGACAGCAAAATGAGCTTCTCCAAGACCCACAGCGCAGCCGCCATGCCGCCTCCCATCAACCCCATCCTCGCCAGCTTACAGCACAACAGCATCCTCACCCCGACTCGGGTCAGCAGCAGTGCCGCGAAGCAGAAGGTTCTCAGCCCGCCCCACACAAAGGCAGACTTCAATCCTGCTGACTTCGAGTGTGAAGAAGACCCGTTTGATAATCTGGAGTTAAAAACTATCGATGAGAAGGAAGAGCTGAGAAACATTCTGGTGGGAACCAGTGGACCCATTATGGCCCAGTTGTTGGACAGTAACTTGCCTCGAGGCGGCTCTGGGCCTGTGTTACAGGAGGAGGACGTCCTGGCTTCTCTGGAGCGGGCCGCCCTGGATTTCAAGCCTCTTCACAAACCCAATGGCTTTGTAACCTTACCACAGCTGGGCAGCTGTGAAAAGATGTCGCTGTCTTCCAAAGTGTCCCTCCCCCCCATTCCTGCAGTAAGCAATATCAAGTCCTTGTCCTTCCCCAAACTTGACTCTGATGACAGCAGTCAGAAGACACCCAAGATGGCAAGCACTTTCCATAGCACATCCTGCCTCCGCGGTGGCATGTTCCGGAATTCCCTAAAGCCTTCCACCCAAAGCAGTGCCAGTGAGCTCAATGGGCATCCTACTCTTGGGCTTTCAGCTTTGAACTTGGACAGTGGCACAGAGGTGCCAACCCTGACCCCTCCCCAGACGCCTTCCCTGTCTGTCTTGTCTGTGTGCACAGAAGAATCAGCACCTCCAAATACGCGTCCCACG GTCACACCTCCTAATTTCTCAGTGTCACAAGTGCCCAACACTCCCAGCTGTCCCCAGGCTTACTCTGAACTGCAGGCGCTGTCCCCCAGTGAGCGGCACTGTGTGGAGACAGTGGTCAACATGGGCTATTCATATGAGTGTGTCTTGAGAGCCatgaagaagaaaggagagaatattGAGCAG aTTCTCGACTATCTCTTTGCACATGGACAGCTCTGTGAGAAGGGCTTCGACCCTCTTTTGGTGGAAGAGGCTCTGGAAATGCAGCAGTGTTCAGAGGAAAAG ATGATGGAGTTTCTTCAGCTGATGAGCAAATTTAAGGAAATGGGCTTTGAACTGAAAGATATTAAGGAAGTTCTGCTATTACACAACAACGACCAGGACAGTGCTCTGGAAGACCTCATGGCGCGGGCGGGAGCCAGCTGA
- the UBAP1 gene encoding ubiquitin-associated protein 1 isoform X3, translating into MASKKLGADFHGTFSYLDDVPFKIGDKFKTPAKVGLPIGFSLPDCLQVVREVQYDFSLEKKTIEWAEDIKKIQEAQWEAERKAEEAEAKVNSQSGPEGDSKMSFSKTHSAAAMPPPINPILASLQHNSILTPTRVSSSAAKQKVLSPPHTKADFNPADFECEEDPFDNLELKTIDEKEELRNILVGTSGPIMAQLLDSNLPRGGSGPVLQEEDVLASLERAALDFKPLHKPNGFVTLPQLGSCEKMSLSSKVSLPPIPAVSNIKSLSFPKLDSDDSSQKTPKMASTFHSTSCLRGGMFRNSLKPSTQSSASELNGHPTLGLSALNLDSGTEVPTLTPPQTPSLSVLSVCTEESAPPNTRPTILDYLFAHGQLCEKGFDPLLVEEALEMQQCSEEKMMEFLQLMSKFKEMGFELKDIKEVLLLHNNDQDSALEDLMARAGAS; encoded by the exons GGACTTTCAGTTACCTTGATGATGTCCCATTTAAGATAGGAGACAAATTCAAAACACCAGCTAAAGTTGGTCTTCCTATTGGCTTCTCCTTGCCTGATTGTTTGCAGGTTGTCAGAGAAGTACAG TATGACTTCTCCTTGGAAAAGAAAACCATTGAGTgggctgaagatattaagaagatccAAGAAGCCCAGTGGGAAGCAGAGCGCAAGGCTGAGGAAGCAGAAGCTAAAGTGAATTCTCAGAGTGGCCCAGAGGGTGACAGCAAAATGAGCTTCTCCAAGACCCACAGCGCAGCCGCCATGCCGCCTCCCATCAACCCCATCCTCGCCAGCTTACAGCACAACAGCATCCTCACCCCGACTCGGGTCAGCAGCAGTGCCGCGAAGCAGAAGGTTCTCAGCCCGCCCCACACAAAGGCAGACTTCAATCCTGCTGACTTCGAGTGTGAAGAAGACCCGTTTGATAATCTGGAGTTAAAAACTATCGATGAGAAGGAAGAGCTGAGAAACATTCTGGTGGGAACCAGTGGACCCATTATGGCCCAGTTGTTGGACAGTAACTTGCCTCGAGGCGGCTCTGGGCCTGTGTTACAGGAGGAGGACGTCCTGGCTTCTCTGGAGCGGGCCGCCCTGGATTTCAAGCCTCTTCACAAACCCAATGGCTTTGTAACCTTACCACAGCTGGGCAGCTGTGAAAAGATGTCGCTGTCTTCCAAAGTGTCCCTCCCCCCCATTCCTGCAGTAAGCAATATCAAGTCCTTGTCCTTCCCCAAACTTGACTCTGATGACAGCAGTCAGAAGACACCCAAGATGGCAAGCACTTTCCATAGCACATCCTGCCTCCGCGGTGGCATGTTCCGGAATTCCCTAAAGCCTTCCACCCAAAGCAGTGCCAGTGAGCTCAATGGGCATCCTACTCTTGGGCTTTCAGCTTTGAACTTGGACAGTGGCACAGAGGTGCCAACCCTGACCCCTCCCCAGACGCCTTCCCTGTCTGTCTTGTCTGTGTGCACAGAAGAATCAGCACCTCCAAATACGCGTCCCACG aTTCTCGACTATCTCTTTGCACATGGACAGCTCTGTGAGAAGGGCTTCGACCCTCTTTTGGTGGAAGAGGCTCTGGAAATGCAGCAGTGTTCAGAGGAAAAG ATGATGGAGTTTCTTCAGCTGATGAGCAAATTTAAGGAAATGGGCTTTGAACTGAAAGATATTAAGGAAGTTCTGCTATTACACAACAACGACCAGGACAGTGCTCTGGAAGACCTCATGGCGCGGGCGGGAGCCAGCTGA